In a genomic window of uncultured Sphaerochaeta sp.:
- the asnS gene encoding asparagine--tRNA ligase, with protein MVTAEGWVRTKRDSKNVCFLEVNDGSCLKGLQVVIDKEKLADQNLIASITTGCSVICRGPIVESAGGNQDVEMASTDITLVGECPVDTYPLQKKRHTIEYLREIAHLRARTNMFGAVARVRNTLSFAVHQFFQEYGFAYVNTPIISASDCEGAGEQFLVTTLDLLNTPKTEEGTVDYSKDFFGKQAFLTVSGQLEGETYAMALKNIYTFGPTFRAENSNTKRHLSEFWMVEPEMAFCDLTQNMEIAEAFLKYLFKTVLEKCSEDMAFFSKFVESGMEETLRTIVDTPFAHLTYTEAVKELEKHNDEFEFPVSWGSDLQSEHEKYLTEVVCKRPVIVTDYPKEIKAFYMKLNEDGKTVRGMDVLVPRLGEIIGGSEREANLEVLTKRMEELKLDPEAYWWYLDLRRYGSVPHAGFGLGFERLVQYVTGMGNIRDVIPYPRAPKLADF; from the coding sequence ATGGTCACCGCAGAAGGCTGGGTCCGTACCAAGCGTGACAGCAAGAACGTCTGCTTTCTTGAGGTGAATGACGGATCGTGTTTGAAGGGATTGCAGGTGGTCATCGACAAGGAGAAGCTTGCAGACCAGAACCTCATCGCTTCCATCACCACCGGTTGCTCGGTCATCTGCAGAGGACCTATCGTAGAGAGTGCCGGCGGCAATCAGGATGTGGAGATGGCGAGCACCGACATCACCTTGGTCGGAGAGTGTCCGGTGGACACCTACCCCTTGCAGAAGAAACGCCATACCATCGAATACCTTCGTGAAATCGCCCACCTCCGGGCAAGAACCAATATGTTCGGCGCGGTTGCCCGTGTACGCAACACTCTCAGCTTTGCCGTACACCAGTTCTTCCAGGAATACGGCTTTGCCTATGTGAACACTCCCATCATCAGTGCCAGTGACTGTGAAGGGGCCGGCGAACAGTTTCTGGTGACCACGCTCGACCTGCTCAACACCCCCAAGACAGAGGAAGGTACAGTCGATTACTCCAAGGACTTCTTCGGCAAGCAGGCTTTCCTGACGGTTAGCGGCCAGCTTGAGGGCGAGACCTATGCCATGGCCCTGAAGAACATCTACACCTTCGGGCCCACCTTCCGAGCCGAGAACTCCAACACCAAGCGCCACCTCTCCGAATTCTGGATGGTTGAACCGGAAATGGCTTTCTGCGACCTCACCCAGAACATGGAGATCGCCGAGGCCTTCCTCAAGTATCTCTTCAAGACCGTCTTGGAGAAGTGCAGCGAGGATATGGCCTTCTTCAGCAAGTTTGTCGAAAGCGGCATGGAAGAGACACTTCGCACGATCGTGGACACCCCGTTTGCCCACCTCACCTACACCGAAGCTGTCAAGGAGCTGGAGAAACACAACGATGAGTTCGAGTTCCCCGTAAGCTGGGGCAGTGACTTGCAGAGCGAGCACGAGAAGTACCTCACCGAGGTGGTGTGCAAGCGCCCGGTCATCGTCACCGACTACCCGAAGGAAATCAAGGCGTTCTACATGAAGCTCAACGAGGATGGGAAGACGGTACGCGGCATGGACGTTCTGGTTCCCAGGCTCGGCGAGATCATCGGAGGCAGCGAAAGAGAGGCAAACCTCGAGGTGCTGACCAAGCGCATGGAGGAACTCAAGCTCGATCCGGAGGCCTATTGGTGGTACCTCGACCTGAGAAGGTACGGTTCGGTCCCCCATGCAGGCTTCGGCCTTGGCTTTGAACGGCTTGTCCAGTATGTGACGGGCATGGGAAACATCCGTGATGTCATCCCCTATCCCCGAGCTCCGAAACTTGCAGACTTCTAG